Proteins encoded by one window of Engraulis encrasicolus isolate BLACKSEA-1 chromosome 23, IST_EnEncr_1.0, whole genome shotgun sequence:
- the LOC134440011 gene encoding fibroblast growth factor receptor-like 1, with protein sequence MAMSSLLLMTILHIAMVCFVKRSLPSSGQFCLTEVRPYFTQPTKMRKRVITRTMGSSVKLRCAANGNPQPVIMWLKDSKPLTSEEVGEGRRKTWTLSLKNLTPEDSGKYTCHVSNEAGKINATYKVDVIKRTNSRPILMGKHPVNTIVTSGGNTSFQCKVRSDVKPVIQWLKTVEPGHESKYNSTIKVRNHHFVLLSTGKVLSRLDGSYFSKLFITRAKEEDAGMYICLGANTMGYSFRIAYLTVLRKTEHMSLRTREKVRSAGTEEA encoded by the exons ATGGCAATGTCATCACTTCTTCTAATGACAATCCTGCACATTGCCATGG TTTGCTTTGTGAAAAGAAGTTTGCCATCTTCAGGACAATTTTGTCTCACAGAAG ttcGACCCTACTTCACGCAGCCCACTAAGATGCGCAAGCGTGTCATCACCCGGACCATGGGCAGTTCGGTGAAGCTGAGGTGCGCTGCCAACGGCAACCCGCAGCCCGTCATCATGTGGCTGAAAGACAGCAAGCCCTTGACCTCCGAGGAGGTGGGTGAAGGTCGAAGGAAGACGTGGACGCTGAGCCTGAAGAATCTGACACCCGAGGACAGCGGCAAATACACCTGCCACGTGTCCAATGAGGCCGGCAAGATCAACGCCACATACAAAGTGGACGTCATCA AGAGGACGAATTCCAGGCCCATCCTGATGGGGAAACATCCAGTGAACACCATAGTCACCTCTGGAGGAAACACGTCCTTCcagtgcaag gtgCGCAGCGACGTGAAGCCCGTCATTCAGTGGCTGAAGACGGTGGAGCCGGGCCACGAGAGCAAGTACAACTCCACCATCAAGGTGCGCAACCACCATTTTGTGTTGTTGTCCACGGGAAAGGTGTTGTCCCGCCTGGACGGATCCTACTTCAGCAAGCTGTTCATCACCAGGGCCAAGGAGGAGGACGCCGGCATGTATATCTGCCTGGGGGCCAACACCATGGGATACAGCTTCCGCATCGCCTACCTCACAGTGCTGCGTAAGACTG